Proteins encoded within one genomic window of Episyrphus balteatus chromosome 1, idEpiBalt1.1, whole genome shotgun sequence:
- the LOC129921269 gene encoding selenocysteine-specific elongation factor — protein MSNLKINFNIGLLGHVDSGKTTLARALSTISSTAAFDKNPQSKERGITLDLGFSALTIETPNHLQSLPSITKHIQFTFVDCPGHASLIRTIIGGAQIIDLMILVIDAQKGIQTQTAECIVIGEILQKKLIVVINKIDMIEESKRQDYLDKMKMKLKKILSRTIFQDVPIFCISALNGINLKEFVEDIKTILHIPDRDYKQPLLIYIDHCFAIKGQGTVCTGTIIQGKVSINDTIELPAIKEQRKVKSIQMFKSPVQSAGQGDRIGLCVTQFNSNQMERGIICQPGYLKFIHAAVIKLNRIEYYKFPLKSKSKLHVTVGHETVMAKIILFKDNSLDRPFDITQEYEYVEELLLDEKLITDHFVMLEFETPILANDSSILIASKLDLDVHANTCRLACWGSIEWLTHSSNYSTEILPKFKIYRNKLKQGTIQRVVNDNQIIVQNLFKKDGNRDVYVGKRIELSTGECGVIESTFGQTSKVKINFPEGLREETLNLLKTKQNTVMVLLKFKKYIFNKKLGIIQ, from the coding sequence atgagtaatttaaaaatcaacttCAACATTGGCCTCCTTGGCCATGTAGATTCAGGAAAAACAACTCTCGCTCGAGCCCTCAGTACCATTTCCAGTACAGCTGCTTTCGATAAGAATCCCCAGTCCAAAGAACGTGGAATAACTCTTGATTTAGGTTTCAGTGCTTTGACCATTGAGACACCAAATCATCTCCAATCACTACCATCAATAACAAAGCATATTCAATTCACATTCGTAGATTGTCCTGGACACGCAAGCCTCATTCGCACCATCATTGGTGGTGCCCAAATAATTGATCTAATGATTCTAGTAATTGATGCCCAAAAAGGTATTCAAACACAAACAGCCGAATGCATTGTTATTGGAGAAATTCTACAAAAGAAATTGATTGTAGTCATCAATAAAATCGACATGATTGAAGAATCTAAAAGACAAGATTATCttgataaaatgaaaatgaaattaaagaaaattttgtcCAGAACTATATTCCAAGATGtaccaattttttgtatttccgCTTTAAATGGTattaatttgaaagaatttGTAGAAGACATTAAGACAATTCTACACATTCCTGATAGAGACTATAAGCAACCGCTTCTCATTTACATTGACCACTGTTTTGCCATCAAAGGCCAAGGAACAGTTTGCACAGGAACGATAATTCAAGGTAAAGTTTCTATAAACGATACAATAGAACTTCCTGCTATAAAAGAACAaagaaaagtcaaatcaattCAAATGTTCAAAAGCCCAGTTCAGAGTGCTGGGCAAGGTGATCGCATTGGTCTTTGTGTGACCCAATTTAACTCGAATCAGATGGAAAGAGGAATCATCTGTCAACCGGGTTACTTAAAATTCATTCATGCAGCTGTGATAAAGCTAAACAGAATAGAATATTATAAGTTTCCTTTAAAATCAAAGAGTAAATTGCATGTTACCGTTGGTCATGAAACTGTCATGGCCAAAATTATATTGTTTAAGGACAATTCACTTGATAGGCCATTTGATATCACACAAGAGTATGAATATGTCGAAGAACTTTTACTAGACGAAAAACTAATCACCGATCATTTTGTAATGCTTGAATTTGAGACTCCCATATTGGCTAACGATAGTAGTATATTAATTGCTTCTAAGCTGGACTTGGATGTTCATGCGAATACATGCCGTTTGGCATGTTGGGGTTCTATTGAATGGCTTACTCATTCATCTAATTACAGTACAGAAATTcttccaaaatttaaaatctatcGGAATAAACTTAAACAGGGTACCATACAGAGAGTGGTTAATGATAATCAGATTATTGTacaaaatcttttcaaaaaagatGGTAATCGAGATGTTTATGTTGGTAAGAGAATCGAGTTGTCAACTGGAGAATGTGGTGTCATAGAGAGTACATTTGGACAGACATCTaaagtgaaaataaatttcCCAGAAGGTCTGCGGGAAGAAACTTTGAAtctattgaaaacaaaacagaatACCGTTATGGTgcttttgaaattcaaaaagtatatatttaataaaaaattgggAATAATAcaatga
- the LOC129905951 gene encoding uncharacterized protein LOC129905951, which translates to MLENNVESLRNQLTIARNEINKLRQQVKNLSHVQRKDIDDLSKLLRDFRCEGCRQNEENTKNSNDAINQELNGCDQTTTTRFRPIGVIKTSFPEKRAVPRQSSIGARLKGVIELNAEVFTNPEHSLDGLDEFSHLWIIYHFHKNNSHPKAKVAPPRLGGERVGVFSTRSPHRPCPIGLSLVEIDKIEGSTIIFSGTDMVDGTPVLDIKPYIPFYDAPNVIESGRLSVGEPTVDFYNSRQEPDGEESELELNGAVALPNPPNFANHISPPPTAVKVPNWIVSGHRLSVLFNERAESQLHELQVRRQCIVDILEADPRSVYLRTKYGSQIFTFQLSEVTVTCKFDDKNSTVTVVQIRRTENVQDEST; encoded by the exons ATGCTTGAAAACAATGTTGAATCATTACGAAATCAATTAACAATTGcacgaaatgaaataaataagttacg ACAACAAGTGAAAAATCTCAGCCACGTACAGCGCAAAGATATCGATGATTTATCTAAACTCCTACGCGATTTTCGTTGCGAAGGATGTCGgcaaaatgaagaaaataccaaaaatagtAATGATGCTATAAATCag GAATTAAACGGATGCgatcaaacaacaacaacacgcTTTCGTCCAATTGGAGTGATAAAAACATCATTCCCAGAGAAAAGAGCTGTACCCCGACAATCAAGCATTGGTGCTCGACTTAAGGGTGTCATCGAATTGAATGCAGAAGTATTTACAAATCCCGAACATTCCCTGGATGGTTTGGACGAATTCTCCCACCTTTGGATCATTTATCATTTCCATAAAAATAATTCCCATCCAAAAGCTAAGGTTGCTCCTCCTCGACTTGGGGGCGAAAGAGTGGGAGTTTTTTCAACGAGATCTCCGCATAGACCATGTCCGATTGGATTGTCACTGGTAGAGATTGACAAAATAGAGGGTTCCACTATTATTTTTAGTGGAACCGATATGGTTGATGGAACTCCTGTTCTAGATATAAAACCATACATTCCTTTTTACGATGCTCCTAATGTTATTGAATCGG gtCGCCTTTCTGTTGGTGAACCCACAGTTGACTTTTATAACTCACGTCAAGAGCCAGACGGTGAAGAGTCGGAATTGGAATTGAATGGCGCTGTAGCTCTACCCAATCCACCGAATTTTGCCAATCACATTTCTCCCCCACCCACAGCTGTCAAGGTGCCCAATTGGATTGTGTCCGGTCATCGTCTCAGCGTCCTATTCAACGAAAGAGCCGAAAGCCAGCTTCATGAACTTCAAGTGCGTCGGCAGTGCATTGTTGACATTTTAGAAGCCGATCCCAGGTCAGTGTATCTTCGAACTAAATACGGCTCCCAGATATTCACATTCCAACTGAGTGAGGTTACAGTGACTTGCAAGTTTGATGACAAAAATTCCACCGTTACTGTTGTGCAGATTCGTCGAACTGAAAACGTCCAAGACGAGAGTACTTAA
- the LOC129905952 gene encoding ubiquitin-like-conjugating enzyme ATG10 produces the protein MCSITWCDFLKSVNEFIELSKTCQDDNWSIVEKDNNEGNTYLVYKQKINVQLDEIGDKVDLIEDLEIEEIHQDLSSKVAQKIKEELFEMEYHVVYSISYQVPVLYFKGYRNDGKPITLEDAWKIFQNHSGDSKSRSTMLSTLTQTDHPVLFTPFLELHPCRTAELLKQMGVSENSILTFLSIMGPFVKLNLKNEYGLAFKK, from the exons atgtgCTCAATTACCTggtgtgattttttaaaaagtgttaATGAGTTCATAGAGCTCTCAAAAACATGTCAAGATGACAACTGGAGTATAGTTGAAAAG GACAATAATGAAGGGAATACATATTTAGTATACaagcaaaaaatcaatgtccAACTTGACGAAATAGGCGACAAAGTTGATCTAATAGAAGATCTTGAAATTGAAGAAATACATCAAGATTTATCGTCAAAAGTAGCCCAGAAGATAAAAGAAGAATTATTTGAAATGGAATACCATGTTGTCTATAGTATAAGTTATCAAGTTCCAGTTTTATACTTTAAAGGTTATAGAAATG ATGGAAAACCAATAACCCTAGAAGATGCAtggaaaatatttcaaaatcattcaGGTGATAGTAAATCACGATCAACTATGTTATCAACTCTAACACAAACAGATCATCCTGTCCTCTTTACGCCTTTTTTGGAATTACATCCATGCCGGACTGCTGAACTTCTGAAACAAATGGGAGTTAGTGAAAACtcgattttaacatttttaagcaTTATGGGACCGTTTGTAAAGTTGAACTTGAAAAATGAATATGGTTTAGCCTTTAAGAAATAG
- the LOC129905651 gene encoding TM2 domain-containing protein CG10795, protein MNNYIKTTLTIILLWAPQVLPVEFDCNDLHMGQYLCPDPNKNPIDPKTQQFRGCTKENKAKVWCIAVDGIECTETKNNTFTRELPCKWTNGYRFDTALLLSVFLGMFGIDRFYLGYPAIGLAKLCTLGFMFLGQLIDIVLIAMQVVGPADGSAYIIPYYGAGVTIIKSDNTTYRLPRDDW, encoded by the exons atgaataactATATCAAAACTACTTTAACTATAATTTTATTATGGGCTCCGCAAGTCCTACCAGTCGAATTCGACTGCAACGACTTGCATATGGGCCAATATCTTTGTCCGGATCCTAACAAAAATCCTATTGACCCCAAAACACAACAATTCCGAGGATGTACCAAAGAAAACAAAGCAAAAG TTTGGTGCATTGCTGTGGATGGTATTGAATGCACTGAAACTAAAAATAACACATTCACCAGAGAACTTCCTTGCAAATGGAC TAATGGCTATCGCTTTGACACAGCACTTCTCTTATCGGTGTTCTTAGGCATGTTTGGAATTGATCGATTCTACTTGGGTTATCCAGCAATTGGCTTGGCAAAGCTATGTACGCTGGGTTTTATGTTCCTTGGACAACTCATTGATATTGTTTTGATTGCAATGCAAGTAGTAGGACCTGCTGATGGTTCGGCATATATTATTCCATATTATGGAGCCGGTGTCACAATAATTAAAAGTGATAACACTACATATCGGCTTCCAAGGGACGATTGGTAA